TGTCGCTCGTCACCACCGGCACCCACGACACCGAGCCCGTGGCGGACTGGTGGGAGTCCGCCAGCGATGGGGAGCGTCAGGCCATGGCGCGCGTCTACCCCGAGTTCCAGGGCATCGCCGCCACGCGCGAGTTCACCCCCGCCCTCCACCGCGCCACGCTCGCCGCCGCGCTCAACGCGGGCAGCGACCTGTGCGTGCTGCCCTGGCAGGACATCCTCGGCACCAAGGACCGCATCAACCTGCCCGGCTCCGTGGGCGACGCCAACTGGGCCTACCGCATCGCCACCAACACCGAGGACCTGCTCACCCACGAGGAGACGCGCGGGGCGGCCGATCGGCTCGGCCTGCTCACCGCCTCGGCCCGGCGCTGACGCGCTCGCCCCCCGCCCGGGCGCCTCCCACCGGAGGCCCCGGCGGCACGGGGAGGCGGCCGTCAGTCCTCCCGCTCGATGCACTTCACCTGGCCGGGGAAGCCATCGAAGAGGGTGCACTTGTAGCCCGGCTTCTGCGTCTGGCACTCGAGCCGGTCGCACACGTCCGTGAAGACGCACACCGCGGGCGAGCGGCCGTACTCGAAGAACACCTCCATGCACACCTGACCCTCGTACAGGCACCCAAAGGTGGAGCACCCCTCCAGGGGCACGCCGGGGACGCTCAGCGTCTGGCCCTCCTTGAGCCGCACCGCCTCGTCCTCGGTCACCCCGCACGCGGTGAGCCCCACCAGCACCACCCCTGCCAGGATTCTCCGGATTCGTCCTCGCATAGGGTGCTGACTTTGGAGCCACCCCGCCCGGGATGCACGTTTTCACGACTCCAAGTGTCCTCTGGCGGAGAACCCGCGCGGGTGGGGGTTCCCTGGGAGGGCTTCCGGGCTATGTACTTCCCCGTGGACGCCGCCTCCTTTTCACTCCGCTCGGTCTTCGCGATCCTCTCCCTGCTCACCCTCTCCGCCGGGTGCGCCCACACCCAGGGCGCCTCGCCCGAGGGCCAGCCCAAGGTGGTCGCCCTGGACATCAAGGGCACCGACCAGGTCAAGGCCTCCGACATCAAGGAGAAGATCGTCACCACCAAGACGCCCTGGTGGCAGCGGCTCAACCCGTTCGGCAAGCCGAGCTACTTCGACCCCAACACCTGGCAGGCGGACCTCAAGCGCATCGTCCGCTTCTACCAGGCCCAGGGCTTCTACGAGGCCCGGGTGGACGACGCGAAGCAGGAGCCCCGGGGCGAGGACGCCGTCGCGCTGGAGGTGACGGTGCACGAGGGCTCGCCCACGCTCGTCACGAGCCTGAACGTGACGGGCCTGGAGGAGCTGAGCGAGGAGCACCGGGAGCGCGCCCTGGAGGACCTGCCGCTCGCCCAGGGCGCCGTCTTCCGCGAGGAGCAGTGGGCGGTGACGAAGGAGATGGTGGCGCAGCGCCTGCACGAGCTGGGCTACGCCGAGGCGGAGGTGGGCGGCGAGGTGCGGGTGGACCTGGCGACGCAGAGCGCGACGGTGGACCTGCGGGTGCAGCCCGGGCCGCGCTACCGCTTCGGCAACATCTTCGTGGCCACGGACGCCGACCCCCAGGTGAACCCACGGCGCATCATCGAGCAGGCCCAGGGCTCGGTGAAGAAGGGCGAGTGGTTCAGTGAGTCGGCGCTGGCGGACGCCCAGGCGCGCGTCTTCCGCATGGGCGTGTTCGGCGCGGTGAAGGTCAACCGCGGCGCGCCGGACCGCGAGGCGCGCACGGTGCCCGTGGTGGTGGACGTGCGCGAGGCCCCCTTCCGCTCGGTGCGCGCCGGTGGCGGTATCGGCCTGGACGCGGCCCGCCAGGAAATCCGCGTGCTCGGCGAGTGGACGGACCGCAACTTCTTCGGCGGCCTGCGCAAGCTCACCCTCACCGGCCGCGTGGGCTACGCCTTCATCCCCAACATCACCGCCGCGTTCGATCGGATCGACACGGACGGGGACGACGAGGCCGACGCGCCCAACACCAGCACCCCTCACGGGCCCATCTTCCAGTTCTCCGCCCAGTTCGAGCAGCCCCGCTTCCTCGCGCGGGACCTGCGCCTGCAGACGTCCCTCACCGCCGAGCGTGGTCTGGAGCAGGCCTACAACTACCTCGGCGGACGGCTGCGCGGCGGCGTCGTCTGGCAGCCCCGGCCCGACTTCTCCATCTCCCCCACCTACAACCTGGAACTCTACAACCTCAACGGGCAGCGCGGCAGCGTGGACCAGGCGACCGCCCCGGCGATCCTGCTGGGCTGTCCGGAGGACAGTGCCCGGACCGAGTGCAACATCTCCGTGAGCTACCTGGAGCAGTTCATCGAGCTCAACCGCCGGGATGATCCGCTCGCGCCGCGCAACGGCTTCTACGCCTCGCTGTCCCTGCAGGAGGGCGGCGGTCCCCTGCTCGGCCAGTACACGTTCGTGCGCATCCTGCCGGACCTGCGCGGCTACTACACCTTCGGGCCCAAGGACCGCTTCACGCTCGCGGCCCGGCTGCGCATGGGCACCCTGCTCACGCCCGCCGGCCAGGACAGCGCCATCGTCAACCGCTTCTTCCTGGGCGGCGGCGCCTCCATGCGCGGCTTCAACACCCGCCGGCTCTCGCCCATGAGTGAAATCAGCACCACTTCCGAAGAACCCGTGGACCGCCTCGTCCCCATCGGAGGCAACAGCCTCCTGGAGACGAGCGTGGAACTGCGCGTGAAGCTGTTCTCGGAGCTCACGCTCGCCCTCTTCCACGATTCGGGGCTCGCGGGCATCGGGCCGCTCAACTTCGGGCCCCACAAGGACGACATCCGCCTGGAGAGTGGCCGCGTCTTCGGCGACTACCATTATCACGCCGTGGGCCTGGGTCTGCGCTACGCCACCCTCGTCGGCCCCATCCGGGTGGATATCGCCCGGAGGTTGAATATCGGCCAGCCGCTGCCCATCTTGCGCTCCACGGCTGGCTCGCCAACCACCCTGGGTGGTCTGGGCGACTGTTTTGGACTGGGCGTGAAGAAACAGACGATCGTGGAGGACGGGGTGTCCAAGACCGTGAACGTGACGAGGAACTACGCGGGCGCTCCCGAGGGCCTCTGCACCTTCTTCCTGTCGATTGGAGAGGCGTTTTGAGCACACCGCCTCCCACCCGTGCCCGACGCTGGGGCCGCCGACTCCTGTGGGGCCTCGTGGGCCTCATCGGGCTCGTGCTCGTGCTGGTGGCTGGCGCGCTCATCTACCTCATGACCCCGCCGGGCGAGGCCCGCCTGCGCGACTTCGCCATCACCCAGGCCAATGAGCAGCTGTCCGGCCGGCTGGAGCTCGCCGGACTGGACCTGGGGCCGCGCTCGCTCGTGCTCTCGGGGGTGAAGCTGTATGACCCCGACCAGGAGCTGGTGGCGGAGCTCACCCGGCTGGAAGTGCGCGTGGCGCTGCTGCCCCTGCTGCGCAAGCACGTCGTCGTGAAGCTCGTGGGTCTCGACGAGCCCCACCTCTTCCTGCGCCAGGACGCACGCGGGCTCAACCTCTCGCGCGCCATCGCCTTGCGCAACCCCTCCGAGCCCAAGCCCGAGGATCCCAACGCGCCCCGCGGCACGCTGCGCTTCACCCTGGAGGAGCTGCGCTTGAAGGGCGGCGCGGTGGCCTTCGTGTCCGAATCCCCCCAGGGCAACCAGGAGGTGCGCCTCGAGGGTCTGGAGGCCGGAGGCTCGGCGTCCTGGGCCGCCGCCACCGAGGCCCTCGCCGCGAAGCTCGACGCCACCGCCCGCCTGGCCAGTCCCCAGCAGGGCCCCGTGCGGCTCGCGCTCCAGGCCGGAGGTGAGGAAGGCCAGCTCAACGCCCAGGTGGACTTCACCGCTCCCGGACTCGAATTGCAGGGCAGCGGCGCCATGGAGGGCGAGCAGAAGCTGCGCGCCGAGGTGAAGAAGCTCCGCCTGGAGCCCGCGCTGGCGCGCGCCGTGCTGCCCTCCTACCCCGTGACCACCTCCGTCACCCTCGCGGGCACGGTGGCGAAGACGGGTGACGTCGTGCAGGCGGACCTCAACGCCCAGGCCGCCGACGGCACCGCCACGGCCCAGGGCGACGTGAACCTCGAGACGTTCACCACCCAGGGCTTCACCGTGCGCGTGCGCGAGTTGGATCTCTCCAAGCTGCTGGGCAGCGGGCCCCACTCCACGCTCGCGGCGGACCTGCTCGTGCGCGGCGGTGGCAAGAGCCTGGACACGCTCGAGGGCACCCTGGACCTCACCATGCCCGCCTCGCCCATCCAGGGCCAGACGCTGGGCCCGGTGGACATCCACGCGAACGCCAAGAACGGACGCTTCACCCTCACCCAGCTCCAGGCGCGCGTCCCCGGCCTCAGCCTCTACGCGAGCGGCTCGGGCACGCAGGAGACATTCAAGGTGGAGGGCAGGCTCGTGGCGGCCGACCTCGGCACCTTCGCCCAGACCGTGGGCCGGCTGGGCCGCGGCGGCGAGCCCATGCCCCTGTCGGGCCGCGGCTCGCTCGACTTCGCCGCGTCCGGGCCCGTGCGCGCGCCCGCCGTCAGCCTCGTGGGTGGCTTCGACAAGCTCGCCTGGGCGGACACCTCCCTCCAGGGACTCACCGTCGACGTGCGCCTGCCCGACGCCACCCAGCCCCTCACCACGGATGCCCGGCTCCAGGTGAACCAGCTCACCGCCGGAGGCCGTACCTACAAGAACCTGCGCGCCCTCGTCGGCACCAAGGGCCGCCAGCTCGAGGTCTCCGTGCACACCGAGGGCGATGCGCCCCTGGAACTCGCGCTGTGGGGCACCCTGGACAAGAACAACGAGGGCCTCGCGCTCGAGGACGTCACCCTCAAGTACCCGGAGGCGGCCTGGACGCTGCAACACCCCACGCACCTCACCTGGGGCGGTGGCCGCGTGGAGGTGGAGCCCGCGCTGTCGCTCACCTCCGGCGAGCAGGGCCTGTCGCTCGCCCTGAAGATGCGGGGGGAGTCCATCCGCGCGCGCACCGAGCTGCGCGCCCTGGATCTCAGCCGCCTGCCCAAGGCCTACCTGCCCGCGTCCTTCGACGTGGCGGGATTGATTTCCGGCGAGGTGTCCGTGGACGGGCGCATGTCCCGGCCGGATGCCCGGGCCCAGCTCAAGTTGAGCGGTGGCCGCTACCAGCAGTACTCGGACCTGGCGTTCGACCTGGACGGCCGCTACGCGCGCGACCGCGCCACCGGTACCTTCACCGCGAGCGCACCCGCGCTGCGCGTCTCCAGCCACTTCGACGTGCCGGTCCAGGGCCTCATGAAGCACCGCCGCGAGCCCGTGGACCTGGAGCTCACCCTGGACCACCTGGACATCGGCCCCGCGCTGCGCATGGCCCGCCAGCCCGAGTCCGCCACCGGCCGGCTGTCCGGGAAGGTGACCCTCAAGGGCATGGCGAACGACCCGCGGCTGGACCTCGCGCTCCAGGGCGCGGATCTGCGCTACTGGGGAACGGCCTCCGCGACGAACTCCGAGCAGGCCCCGCCCGTGCCGCTC
Above is a window of Cystobacter fuscus DNA encoding:
- a CDS encoding BamA/TamA family outer membrane protein; this translates as MYFPVDAASFSLRSVFAILSLLTLSAGCAHTQGASPEGQPKVVALDIKGTDQVKASDIKEKIVTTKTPWWQRLNPFGKPSYFDPNTWQADLKRIVRFYQAQGFYEARVDDAKQEPRGEDAVALEVTVHEGSPTLVTSLNVTGLEELSEEHRERALEDLPLAQGAVFREEQWAVTKEMVAQRLHELGYAEAEVGGEVRVDLATQSATVDLRVQPGPRYRFGNIFVATDADPQVNPRRIIEQAQGSVKKGEWFSESALADAQARVFRMGVFGAVKVNRGAPDREARTVPVVVDVREAPFRSVRAGGGIGLDAARQEIRVLGEWTDRNFFGGLRKLTLTGRVGYAFIPNITAAFDRIDTDGDDEADAPNTSTPHGPIFQFSAQFEQPRFLARDLRLQTSLTAERGLEQAYNYLGGRLRGGVVWQPRPDFSISPTYNLELYNLNGQRGSVDQATAPAILLGCPEDSARTECNISVSYLEQFIELNRRDDPLAPRNGFYASLSLQEGGGPLLGQYTFVRILPDLRGYYTFGPKDRFTLAARLRMGTLLTPAGQDSAIVNRFFLGGGASMRGFNTRRLSPMSEISTTSEEPVDRLVPIGGNSLLETSVELRVKLFSELTLALFHDSGLAGIGPLNFGPHKDDIRLESGRVFGDYHYHAVGLGLRYATLVGPIRVDIARRLNIGQPLPILRSTAGSPTTLGGLGDCFGLGVKKQTIVEDGVSKTVNVTRNYAGAPEGLCTFFLSIGEAF
- a CDS encoding translocation/assembly module TamB domain-containing protein; amino-acid sequence: MSTPPPTRARRWGRRLLWGLVGLIGLVLVLVAGALIYLMTPPGEARLRDFAITQANEQLSGRLELAGLDLGPRSLVLSGVKLYDPDQELVAELTRLEVRVALLPLLRKHVVVKLVGLDEPHLFLRQDARGLNLSRAIALRNPSEPKPEDPNAPRGTLRFTLEELRLKGGAVAFVSESPQGNQEVRLEGLEAGGSASWAAATEALAAKLDATARLASPQQGPVRLALQAGGEEGQLNAQVDFTAPGLELQGSGAMEGEQKLRAEVKKLRLEPALARAVLPSYPVTTSVTLAGTVAKTGDVVQADLNAQAADGTATAQGDVNLETFTTQGFTVRVRELDLSKLLGSGPHSTLAADLLVRGGGKSLDTLEGTLDLTMPASPIQGQTLGPVDIHANAKNGRFTLTQLQARVPGLSLYASGSGTQETFKVEGRLVAADLGTFAQTVGRLGRGGEPMPLSGRGSLDFAASGPVRAPAVSLVGGFDKLAWADTSLQGLTVDVRLPDATQPLTTDARLQVNQLTAGGRTYKNLRALVGTKGRQLEVSVHTEGDAPLELALWGTLDKNNEGLALEDVTLKYPEAAWTLQHPTHLTWGGGRVEVEPALSLTSGEQGLSLALKMRGESIRARTELRALDLSRLPKAYLPASFDVAGLISGEVSVDGRMSRPDARAQLKLSGGRYQQYSDLAFDLDGRYARDRATGTFTASAPALRVSSHFDVPVQGLMKHRREPVDLELTLDHLDIGPALRMARQPESATGRLSGKVTLKGMANDPRLDLALQGADLRYWGTASATNSEQAPPVPLAVGALPPELAGQQLDFELTARSDEQDGTLGATLNLRGLAQKATVTLETPFTLGGLIARPPTAQQAMETPMRALRAEVVDMPLALLSQYGLATDAGGKLSMTAHLTGPMLAPEGELKVQARRATVNGVVPLDGDLAVVTGPSSVKLQLEARREGTLLAQMEAQVRASLMALQDQDVVGHVPFTLAARAGPLSQRELQGLASISPRASLNARCRGGEAQPREQQNNASEPQNVVALSLSARGTLNDPQVDLTAGVQNIGVRELGLGQARLHYTYANARSAFDALLTSPKGGTLTARGQATQDLSLPALRQGMDTRRIPLVVELDSHQFDLSFLSGAQLPMVRAIGGELVMNKVRVDGTLGAPKLQGQLEWKQGRLSLDGMGDYRDVHVALAVDDQRIALSDFSAQSGQGRLNLKAEGKRTASGSFDLSGEGNLDNFPLVLDDQLFAIIQLRTEFEGDISKTAQFINLRNLSIPEAHIKLPEEKRKDLQVLDRPEGIVLTCQGQPMNPDRTEATAAPTDTATGGAGPAQTEPQRQYRININAPRNLWVQGADVNVEVGLSENFRVEYADTASIYGEVHVHRGEVEVLGRRFNIQNSSQVRFTGPAAAPYINATAEYKNESAGVTVYVAVRGQGKDFTIKPTSDPPLPETDIYTLLATGRRTLKAGSGASSMNQGQVASVLGSLLASQAKKALAAKLPLDVLTIESGDEGLAGARLEVGKYLTDKLYLGYSGRLGTPQNQSTTRRENANSVRLEYQFGPRWGVEAEYGDAQVGGADFIWSKEY